TGTTTTCCGGACTTGGACCTTACTTGAGTACCGGGCTCGAACCTCGGAGACGCTTCTCGGCTCCGGTGCTTGCCTTGGTCCCGGTTTCAAGTCCGGAAGGTGGCTCTATGATCAGGCGCCCTGTTGGGCGCCTTCTGTTTTTTGTTCTCCGGACTTGGACCTTGCTGGAGTACCAGGCTCACTCTCGGAGACGCCCCATCGCTCCGGTGCTTGCCTTGGTCCCGGTTTCAAGTCCGGAAGGTGGCTCTATGATCAGGCGCCCTGTTGGGCGCCTTCTGTCTTTTGTTTTCCGTCGTTTGCCCCTTGCCTCACCGCACGTGGGCTCCAGGGCACGCTCATGCTGAACCCGAAGCGGTTGTTGCGCGACACGCTGGGCGGACTGCTCTTCAACGAATTGGAGGTAGCCAACGTCCAGGCGCTGGGGCCGCGCTTCCGGCTGTTGGAACTCAGCGGCCGGCCGCTGCGGCAATTCACTCCGGGTGCGAAGCTCCAGCTGATGCTGGACGAAGGTTCACGCACCTACACGCCATTCGAGGTGGATAGCGAAGCGGGCACGCTGAGCCTCCTCGTATATCTGCACGGCAATGGCCCGGGGAGTCAGTGGGCCAGCTCTGCTCGACAAGGTACGCGGGTGATGGCGTTTGGGCCCAGAGCCTCCATCGACCTCCCTCGGGTCCAAGCCCCCACCATCCTGGTCGGTGACGAGACGTCGATCGCGCTGGCCACGCTGTTCGAACAACACCACCGGGGGAGCGCAACGCTACTCGAGGTGACCTCGGTGGACGAAACCCGTCTGGCACTCGACGCCCTCGAACTCGAGCGCGTAACGTTGGTGCAGCGCCAAGTCGGCGACGCACACCGGAGCGAACTCGGCAGCAGCTTGCTCCGCCTGCAAGATACGCTGGGAGCAGCGTCCGCAGTCCTCACCGGCAACGCTCGCACGATTCAGAGCGTGCGCAGCGGGCTGCGCGACGCCAGGTCGCGGGGAAAGCAAACCGTGAAGGCCTATTGGGCGCCGGGCAAGCGCGGCCTTGACTGAGCTAAGGGCTCACGAACTCGTCCGTGCACGTTGCCTGCACCTGGGCGGCCGTCGTGTGTATGGAAGAGGTGTAATACCAGTTGGTGAGGTTGCCCTTGCGGCAGCCACCCAGGGCACCCGTCCGATCGCAAGCGCCAGTGGATAGCGTGTAACCAGCCGCAGGAGAGCAGATTGCCCTCACCTTTTCGTTTGGTTCCACGTGGAAATCGATGCAGATCATGGAGCCGCTTCCCGAGCCCGCGCGCATGTCGCAACTCCCCTTGACCACCGCGGGGTCTGCCTTGTTCTTGCAGGCAAACAGCGCACCGAACAAAACGATCGCCAACGGTCCGACGAGATCCCAACGCGCCATAACCAATCGCCCCTTTTGAAGTAACTGTCACGGGGAGCACGAGCCACGTGCTCCGTCGGCGGAGTATCTGCGAAGCCTTGGACAAAAGCTATTCCCCTCGCACGAGCCCCCGCGCATTCTCCCCGGTATGGGGGACGACACGAGCTTTCACCCGGTCGACCATGCGCGAATCGATGAGGCAATCTTGCCCCATCTGCCCGTCGAGCGTGTCGCTGCCCCGCGGCAATGAGGTAGCGAGGTCGCGGAGGAAGATGGCGAGGTCGCGCTGGATCTAAAGAACTTCACAGAGGCCCTCGCCGATGCGGAGCTTCGCGGCCTGCCCTTCGCCGAAGCCACTGAAATCTACAGTGGAATGGGCGGAATCACGAACTGAACCCACCCGGGACAACCCTGGTTGATTCGGCTATGCTCGCGCCGCTTTGACCGAACCGACAGCACCGCACCTCGTCCCTGGCTTTCGCTTTGCTGGCATCAGCGCCGGCATCAAGAAGCGTGGCGGCCCCGATCTCGCTTTGATTGCCTGCGATCGAGACGCAGTGGCTGCCGGGGTGTTCACCCAGAACATCGTCCGCGCCGCTCCGGTCGAGGTCGCCCACGAGCGGGTGCAAAGCGGAGTCGCCCGCGCGATCCTCGTCAACAGCGGCAACGCCAACGCGTGCACTGGCGAACCGGGAACCCGCGCAACCCTGCAGTCCAGCCAGGCGGTCGCGGAGGCGCTGGGTGTCGCCCCCGAGCTCGTGCTGCCGTGCTCCACGGGGGTGATCGGCCAGGTCTTGCCCGCGGAGCGCATCGTGGCCCACGCCGCCGGCTTGGTGGCAGAGCTGAAGGAGGACGCCGTTCCCTTCGCGAACGCCATCCTCACGACGGATCGCTTCGCCAAGCTAGTCCAGTGCCCCGTGGAAACGGACGCTGGCCCAGCAACGCTGCTCGGCATGGCCAAAGGCGCCGGGATGATTCACCCTGACCTGGACACGGGCCTTCCCCAGGCGACGATGCTCGCCTACCTGCTGACGGACGCGAAGGTCAGCGCGCAGGGTCTGCGATCTGCGCTGCTCGCGGCAAGCCAAGTCACCTTCAACGCCTGCAGCGTCGATGGCGACACCAGCACGAACGACACCGTGCTCGCCCTCGCCTCAGGAGTGCACGCTGGCACGGCATCTCGCGACAGCCTCGAACGCGCGATGCGCGAGGTGTGCAAGGAGCTCGCAAGGCTGATGGTGCGCGACGGAGAAGGCGCCGAGCACTCTGTCGCGATCACCGTTGCTGGGCTCACCACCGCCGAAGATGCCCGGAAGGCAGCGCACACCGTCGCGACCTCGCTTCTGGTCAAGACCGCTCTCACCGGCAAGGACCCGAACTGGGGTCGCCTGCTCGCAGCTGCTGGGCGGTCCGGCGTGCTCTTCGACCCAAAGCAAGCGAGCATCCACGTGGGCGACGTGTTGATCTGCGAACACGGCATGGGCCTGGGCGTCGAGGCAGAGGCGAAGGCCACCGCCATCATGAAGACGGACAACTACAGCATCACGTTGACCCTCGGCGGTGGCTCCCACGCCTTCACCTACACCACCTGCGATCTCGGACACGGCTACGTCGACGTCAACGCCGGCTACCGGACCTGAGCGATGTCCCCAGCATTTTCCCCGGGGAAATCATTCCCAAACTCCCGCCTGGCCGGGTTTGGGGGTGAGGTGCTCTTGGTGTGCGCCCTCCTCCTCACCCAAGTCGATTGCTCGCCGGCGCAAAACAAGGGAACCATCGGCGCTGTCTTGGCCCAGTCCCCCGACGGCAGGATCACCCTGCGTGAGGTGCCCCCGGAGCTCGCCGCGGGCAAAGCCGGGCTGCAAGCTGGAGACGAGCTCCTGCTGATCGACGGCATCGACGTCCGCCAGCTGGATGCAAAGACGATCCACCGTCTGCTCAGCGGCGAAATCGATCAACCCATCGACCTCACCCTGCAGCGCGGAGACGCAGTGATCCGAGTGACGCTGAAGCGCAGCGCCGTGCCCCGCCAAGCGCCAGCTACGAGCGAGCCCGCTTCGGAGAACCCGCTGAGCAGCGCGGAATCAGCCCCCTGAGGATGCGGGCAGTCGCACTGGAGGCTTTCCAGCACTCGGGACAAGCGTGCTACGGTGCGAGCCGTGTCTCTGGGGTCGGAGGAGCTCTACGACTTGTTCCTGGCGTTGGCTCCGGCACGCCTAGAATCCGCACGTCAGGCGTTGAGCGCCGAGTCCGGCGATCGAGAGTCCCGCCTCCAGGCTGCGCTCGTGCCCTTCGCGGTCGATGCCGCACTGCTTGGCGTCGACGGCCTGCGGGAGTTAGCGCTCGCGACCGCGGCGTCAGGGCTCGATGCACCCGAGGGTGATCTCGAACGCGCCTTGGAAGTCCTCGAGTCCGCCGCGGAGGCCCTCGCCCACGGCGACGAGAGCGGCGCCCGGGTCAACGAATCGGAGCTCAAGGCGCGCGCCAAGACGTTGCGCTCGCACCTGCCCCAGACCTCAGACGCCGTCCCCGACGCGATCGCTGAAGAAGAAGGCGATGACAGCGTGTGGCGACCAACGCTGGATCCCGACATGATCGGCGCGTTCCTCGACGAGTGCAACGAGCGCCTCGAGGGCTTGTCGGAGCGCCTGCTCGAGCTTGAATCGCGCGGAAACGACCGTGAGCTGGTGAGCGAGCTGTTTCGCGATCTCCACACGCTCAAGGGCTCGAGCGCATTCGCCGGCCTCAAGAAGATGAACCGCGTGGCGCATCTCGCGGAAGACCTGATTGGCGAGCTGAGAGACGGCAAGCGGGAGATCACCCGCGGCTTGATCGACGTCTTGCTCGAGACCCTCGATGTACTGCGGATGATCGTCGACAAGGCGCGGGCGCGCGCGCCCATCGACGTGGAGGTGGGGACGCTACTTCAGCGGCTGAAGGACCCGGAGGTCGTGCCGTTCTCGGCACCCAAGGCCGCAGCAAGCGCCGCGAGTGGAGCTGCGGCGAACCTCCCCCCCAAACCCCAGGCGCCACGCGCATCCAGCCAGGCGTCCGCAACGCTACGCATCGATTTCGAGAAGGTCGATCGCCTGCTCAATCTGGTCGGGGAAGTCGTGCTGGCGCGCGGCCGGCTCACCGCCGCTGCGGACTCTCAGGGCACCCTCGCCCGCGAGCTCTCGAGCCTCAGGCAGAAGCTTTCCCGGATCAAAAACCTCCCGGAAACGCTGGAGCGCGGTTCGGGGAGAGGCAACGTGGCGGATGAGCTACAGCGCACGGAGCGCGTGCTACGCGAAACTCAAGGCGACCTGGACAGCAGCCTCAGCGTGCTTGGCCTGGCGGTGAGTCAGCTGCGCGATGACGTGATGAAGCTCCGCATGGTGCCGATCTCGCGGTTGTTCTCGAAGTACCAACGCACAGTGCGCGAGCTCTCCCACAAGCTCGGCAAGGAAGTCAGTGTGGAGCTGGTCGGCGCAGAGACGGAGCTCGACAAGGTCCTCGTCGAGCGACTGGAAGATCCGCTGCTGCACCTGGTACGCAACGCGGTAGACCACGGTGTAGAAGCGCCAGACGAACGCCTGAGGGCGAACAAGCCTCGCGCGGGACGCCTAGTGCTCGGGGCAACTCAGCGCGGCGGACAGATCCTGGTGACGATCCAAGACGACGGACGCGGCATGGATCCCCAGAAGCTGCGCCAGAAAGCTCAGGAGAAGGGGATCCTCAGCGCGAGCGAAGCGCGAGAGCTCTCCGACTCTGATAGCTTCCAGTTGATTTTCCGCGCTGGATTTTCCACCGCAGCTCAAGTCAGCGACGTATCGGGTCGCGGAGTTGGCATGGATGTCGTGCGGGACGCGATCTCGAAGCTGAAGGGCAGTATTCATTTGGACTCGGAGGCGGGGCGCGGCACCTTGCTCGAGCTGCGGCTCCCGCTCACCCTGGCGATCACGCAGATCCTCGCGGCGCGCGTTGGTGGCGAGCTCGTCGCCATCCCCCTGGAAGCGGTTGCGAGCGCACAAACCGTCACTGGTTCCGAGCTAGAGGCCGTGGGCAGCGGCACGTGTTTGCGTGTCGCGGACGAGCTGATCCCGGTCGTGGATCTGGCGCGCTTGCTGGGGCTCGGCTCGACGATGACGAGTCACCTGGGCGACGGCGCCGAGCACAGCGTGGTGATCATCGAGCTCGGCACGGAGCGATTCGGGCTCTTGGTTCAGCAGGTGCTCGGTCGGCACGAAGTGGTCATCAA
This Polyangiaceae bacterium DNA region includes the following protein-coding sequences:
- a CDS encoding siderophore-interacting protein, whose amino-acid sequence is MLNPKRLLRDTLGGLLFNELEVANVQALGPRFRLLELSGRPLRQFTPGAKLQLMLDEGSRTYTPFEVDSEAGTLSLLVYLHGNGPGSQWASSARQGTRVMAFGPRASIDLPRVQAPTILVGDETSIALATLFEQHHRGSATLLEVTSVDETRLALDALELERVTLVQRQVGDAHRSELGSSLLRLQDTLGAASAVLTGNARTIQSVRSGLRDARSRGKQTVKAYWAPGKRGLD
- the argJ gene encoding bifunctional glutamate N-acetyltransferase/amino-acid acetyltransferase ArgJ, with the protein product MTEPTAPHLVPGFRFAGISAGIKKRGGPDLALIACDRDAVAAGVFTQNIVRAAPVEVAHERVQSGVARAILVNSGNANACTGEPGTRATLQSSQAVAEALGVAPELVLPCSTGVIGQVLPAERIVAHAAGLVAELKEDAVPFANAILTTDRFAKLVQCPVETDAGPATLLGMAKGAGMIHPDLDTGLPQATMLAYLLTDAKVSAQGLRSALLAASQVTFNACSVDGDTSTNDTVLALASGVHAGTASRDSLERAMREVCKELARLMVRDGEGAEHSVAITVAGLTTAEDARKAAHTVATSLLVKTALTGKDPNWGRLLAAAGRSGVLFDPKQASIHVGDVLICEHGMGLGVEAEAKATAIMKTDNYSITLTLGGGSHAFTYTTCDLGHGYVDVNAGYRT
- a CDS encoding PDZ domain-containing protein, which translates into the protein MSPAFSPGKSFPNSRLAGFGGEVLLVCALLLTQVDCSPAQNKGTIGAVLAQSPDGRITLREVPPELAAGKAGLQAGDELLLIDGIDVRQLDAKTIHRLLSGEIDQPIDLTLQRGDAVIRVTLKRSAVPRQAPATSEPASENPLSSAESAP
- a CDS encoding response regulator, translated to MSLGSEELYDLFLALAPARLESARQALSAESGDRESRLQAALVPFAVDAALLGVDGLRELALATAASGLDAPEGDLERALEVLESAAEALAHGDESGARVNESELKARAKTLRSHLPQTSDAVPDAIAEEEGDDSVWRPTLDPDMIGAFLDECNERLEGLSERLLELESRGNDRELVSELFRDLHTLKGSSAFAGLKKMNRVAHLAEDLIGELRDGKREITRGLIDVLLETLDVLRMIVDKARARAPIDVEVGTLLQRLKDPEVVPFSAPKAAASAASGAAANLPPKPQAPRASSQASATLRIDFEKVDRLLNLVGEVVLARGRLTAAADSQGTLARELSSLRQKLSRIKNLPETLERGSGRGNVADELQRTERVLRETQGDLDSSLSVLGLAVSQLRDDVMKLRMVPISRLFSKYQRTVRELSHKLGKEVSVELVGAETELDKVLVERLEDPLLHLVRNAVDHGVEAPDERLRANKPRAGRLVLGATQRGGQILVTIQDDGRGMDPQKLRQKAQEKGILSASEARELSDSDSFQLIFRAGFSTAAQVSDVSGRGVGMDVVRDAISKLKGSIHLDSEAGRGTLLELRLPLTLAITQILAARVGGELVAIPLEAVASAQTVTGSELEAVGSGTCLRVADELIPVVDLARLLGLGSTMTSHLGDGAEHSVVIIELGTERFGLLVQQVLGRHEVVIKSLGPLLAGTPCAAGATLVGDRILLVVDLAEVATRSRDGAHALGSSAVAASMALGALAESGGRAHGQARARVLVAEDSDTIREAIRRELTQAGFEVVTASDGGEALEIAAKESFDAISTDVMMPRMDGYELTRRLRADPRYAEVPIVMVTSKDARLDTLRGFDAGASAYITKPADAAELVRTLDSLLGPKG